The proteins below are encoded in one region of Drosophila santomea strain STO CAGO 1482 chromosome 2R, Prin_Dsan_1.1, whole genome shotgun sequence:
- the LOC120446909 gene encoding uncharacterized protein LOC120446909 isoform X6: MVRSTARASMRKAASTLSANSAPEAPAVAPAAPAVPAGPAAPAAPLVRERSLAKRIKAPACDRCPHCERSFNPKAFDRHVEWCKEKAIQATMKSTNSQETSKAKERLEARKQYRPPNLKTKRSLARDKYSGNHEDLLDAGEITVPKPNLMSLSMTSSVHSDNGLGNKYDPFLSAKRQLEELCSPSTPPPEEEVTTTKATRTLTPIVTSTPTATPSIAMTTSLTTAAGKPAQVNQKTTPASNFRRTSSLRGPRRTPMLNSRPLFATNYRPTIQRGLSDEGPISTNFLKPEEFDEMPVRAACGNDFHSPRVVRRDTSASNRKQLLKLPVGGAGEASNAPSSPQAARTVAKTDSLAVFLKYEHELEQLNAKAAELAAASQLTSKEQKDKSNTLSKQNSAKSLGHSTPTQLPPLTPAAVPVSPGLVKEVNYPPVATPLRLEPISKAAKSSPAAPLTPIKLESIFGPRRETGLGSGSGSVAGDYIDPKLINAFDNLHVNSGISSDASSTPQQLSQARSRSSSQSTITHERRQSGEARNLLKRKMRLGRNQFLYDASPEDADASSGCSADDEANRSSMEYDEQCWQQQQKQLLANPLPLVMPMVHNAMPTFDDFDFEEFLSSFENENDDEQFPLFKDCREFLMNRSTSRQRSFQKATSTQQTTATQITPLSHHQSKIKDNHAHRSDTKMPEDKLQRQQSNASSASSQEEKSRLELEKRPVDEDQKKREIFISIETEANAQGRSPISPDSLRHMVGNAHTPIEVLHIENGNEPEHARFSKISDTEDAEDEPRDRASQSTNRLAPSSNGSSLAPNVQLNNAKNMIQKMHSDFRQMGEEASASMRRQLIGSNAGRGEEHQRSSSVLPASNPPHQVEANSPMTPSPSADSDELSSLDGYPMSSSQGSRRGASSKLSSDSAYGSSNSPYSLSRQCSSQLQTGTPRSQALMRPHTASAKLSSCMIDASTQAHTEYGTLKARQRLFAPECGNNNGDGGESSSSGSEHSFAAHPKQQQSINYSYQQPLQQEQQQQQQMQQMQMQQMNCNYNYQQEQQQLHQQQQQQQQAQIPAPTAYNTNNNNVPMTPTTSEQSLMSNSSMSSSKKSNYCYECGSKFIFETAKFCMDCGLRRAEL; encoded by the exons ATGGTGCGCTCCACTGCCCGAGCCTCCATGCGCAAGGCAGCATCCACACTTTCAGCCAACTCGGCACCGGAGGCTCCAGCTGTGGCACCTGCTGCTCCCGCTGTTCCAGCTGGTCCAGCTGCTCCGGCAGCTCCGCTCGTCCGTGAACGATCGCTGGCCAAGCGGATCAAGGCACCTGCCTGCGATCGTTGTCCCCACTGCGAACGCAGCTTTAATCCGAAGGCCTTTGATCGCCACGTGGAGTGGTGTAAGGAGAAGGCCATCCAGGCCACCATGAAGTCCACCAACAGCCAGGAGACCAGCAAGGCCAAGGAGCGCCTGGAGGCCAGGAAGCAGTACAGGCCACCCAATCTGAA GACCAAGAGATCCCTGGCCAGAGATAAATACTCCGGCAACCACGAGGATCTTCTGGATGCTGGTGAGATCACGGTACCTAAGCCAAACCTGATGTCCCTCTCGATGACGTCGTCCGTGCACAGTGATAA CGGACTGGGGAACAAATACGATCCCTTCCTCTCGGCCAAGCGGCAGCTGGAGGAGCTTTGCTCACCCAGCACGCCGCCGCCAGAGGAGGAGGTGACCACCACCAAAGCTACCAGAACATTGACACCCATAGTAACCAGCACACCTACAGCCACACCCAGTATCGCCATGACCACTTCATTGACCACGGCAGCCGGCAAGCCCGCACAGGTTAACCAAAAGACCACTCCGGCCTCCAATTTCCGACGTACTTCATCGCTGAGAGGGCCGCGTCGTACGCCCATGCTAAACAGCCGACCACTGTTTGCCACCAACTATCGGCCCACCATTCAGCGGGGTCTCTCCGATGAGGGTCCCATCTCCACCAACTTTCTAAAGCCCGAGGAGTTCGACGAGATGCCGGTGAGAGCGGCATGCGGCAATGACTTCCACAGCCCAAGAGTCGTGCGCCGGGATACCAGCGCCTCCAACCGAAAGCAGCTGCTTAAATTGCCAGTGGGTGGAGCCGGTGAAGCCAGCAACGCACCTTCCTCTCCTCAGGCCGCACGCACTGTGGCCAAAACCGACTCCCTGGCTGTGTTCCTCAAGTACGAGCacgagctggagcagctgaaTGCCAAGGCGGCTGAGCTGGCGGCCGCCAGCCAGTTGACCAGCAAGGAGCAAAAAGACAAGAGCAACACGCTGAGCAAACAGAACTCGGCAAAGAGCTTGGGGCACAGCACTCCCACCCAGTTGCCCCCATTAACTCCAGCAGCGGTGCCAGTTTCGCCTGGTTTGGTTAAAGAGGTCAACTATCCACCGGTGGCCACTCCCCTTCGATTGGAGCCCATCAGCAAGGCGGCGAAGAGCTCACCAGCAGCTCCCCTGACGCCCATCAAGCTGGAAAGCATCTTTGGACCCAGGAGGGAAACGGGTCTGGGGTCGGGATCGGGCTCGGTGGCAGGCGACTACATAGATCCCAAGCTGATAAACGCCTTTGATAATCTGCATGTAAACAGTGGCATATCCTCGGATGCCAGCTCCACGCCCCAGCAGTTGTCCCAAGCCCGGAGCCGGAGTAGCTCCCAGTCCACCATCACCCACGAACGAAGGCAATCCGGCGAGGCCAGGAATCTGCTGAAGCGCAAGATGCGATTGGGACGCAACCAGTTTCTGTACGATGCCTCGCCAGAGGATGCGGATGCTTCATCGGGCTGTTCGGCAGACGATGAGGCCAACCGCTCGTCCATGGAGTACGACGAGCAGTgctggcagcaacagcagaaacagcTACTGGCGAATCCGCTGCCGCTGGTCATGCCCATGGTGCACAACGCCATGCCCACCTTTGATGATTTTGACTTTGAGGAGTTCCTCTCCTCATTCGAGAACGAGAATGACGACGAGCAATTCCCGCTGTTCAAGGACTGTCGCGAGTTCCTCATGAATCGCTCGACGAGCAGACAACGCTCGTTCCAGAAAGCGACTTCGACGCAACAGACGACAGCCACACAGATCACACCACTCAGTCACCACCAGTCCAAGATTAAAGACAATCACGCCCACAGGTCTGATACAAAAATGCCCGAGGACAAACTGCAACGACAGCAGTCGAATGCCTCAAGTGCCAGCAGCCAGGAGGAGAAGAGCCGCCTGGAGTTGGAGAAGCGGCCAGTCGACGAGGATCAAAAGAAGCGAGAGATTTTCATCAGCATTGAGACGGAGGCCAATGCCCAGGGACGCTCACCCATTTCGCCCGATTCACTGCGTCACATGGTGGGCAATGCCCATACGCCCATCGAAGTCCTGCACATTGAAAACGGAAACGAGCCGGAGCACGCAAGGTTTAGCAAGATCAGCGACACGGAGGACGCCGAAGATGAGCCCAGGGATCGGGCCAGCCAATCCACCAATCGGCTGGCCCCATCCTCGAACGGCTCCTcattggcgcccaacgtgcAGCTGAACAATGCCAAGAACATGATCCAGAAGATGCATAGCGATTTCCGGCAAATGGGCGAGGAGGCGAGTGCCTCCATGCGGCGCCAGCTTATCGGTAGCAACGCCGGACGAGGCGAGGAACACCAGCGCTCCAGCAGTGTGCTCCCTGCTTCGAATCCACCACACCAGGTTGAGGCCAACTCGCCAATGACTCCTTCACCGTCGGCGGACTCGGATGAGCTAAGCAGCCTTGATGGCTATCCCATGTCCTCGTCGCAGGGTTCACGTCGCGGAGCCAGCTCCAAGCTGAGCTCGGATTCAGCATACGGCAG cagcaactcacCTTATAGCTTGTCGCGACAATGCTCCTCTCAACTCCAAACCGGAACACCGCGTTCCCAGGCACTGATGCGTCCACATACGGCCAGTGCCAAGCTGTCCAGCTGCATGATCGATGCCtccacacaggcacacaccGAATATGGAACCCTGAAGGCTCGCCAGCGTCTCTTTGCACCAGAATGTGGAAACAATAATGGCGATGGAGGCGAATCGTCCAGTAGCGGATCCGAACACTCTTTTGCAGCACATCCgaaacagcagcagagcaTCAACTACAGCTATCAGCAGCCACTgcagcaagagcagcagcagcagcagcaaatgcagcagatgcagatgcagcaaATGAACTGCAACTACAACtaccagcaggagcagcagcagcttcatcagcagcagcaacagcagcagcaggctcAAATCCCAGCACCAACAGCTTACAAcactaacaacaacaatgtACCTATGACACCCACCACATCCGAGCAATCACTGATGAGCAACTCGTCCATGAGCTCAAGTAAGAAGTCCAACTACTGCTACGAATGTGGCTCCAAGTTCATATTCGAGACCGCCAAGTTTTGCATGGATTGCGGCCTAAGGCGGGCTGAACTTTAG
- the LOC120446909 gene encoding SUN domain-containing protein 2 isoform X7, translating to MFDRTKRSLARDKYSGNHEDLLDAGEITVPKPNLMSLSMTSSVHSDNTQAQVFRSRASEKAGGRAKPNSTVTHNQVNLYMANNEDPPSSPTPRERAELRRSKRTQRESCSEIDDTMERLRRNASGDALQLAKLDCVEAPVLQPARRRKKGPKTDKVDAVEKQIPCLPQVTMTFDELNGLIKRKGGTPICNVEMDEQGIGSLVSKHPSSTSLVRQARRRIRTKENPDLELRALQSPCSVITKDIQYASLNSSLVPMQRKLPKEYSGSEEDSPRPEIQIKLEAAAMRTVCRSTKRSGRSSQAMGNAEPMRALPMSDLKENFETINQSMGQTVLPRLQLGSERQDYEPEDDEVDNYTSDQEEDPEDVDFMAKAVKLLERVRSSSSPVPNPDLVDTHSEYDEEQPEAEPEFKLPPLMEQNSNVSRRLLLEDDENSTMYFKSAPRAKRRSNRSDTKMPEDKLQRQQSNASSASSQEEKSRLELEKRPVDEDQKKREIFISIETEANAQGRSPISPDSLRHMVGNAHTPIEVLHIENGNEPEHARFSKISDTEDAEDEPRDRASQSTNRLAPSSNGSSLAPNVQLNNAKNMIQKMHSDFRQMGEEASASMRRQLIGSNAGRGEEHQRSSSVLPASNPPHQVEANSPMTPSPSADSDELSSLDGYPMSSSQGSRRGASSKLSSDSAYGSSNSPYSLSRQCSSQLQTGTPRSQALMRPHTASAKLSSCMIDASTQAHTEYGTLKARQRLFAPECGNNNGDGGESSSSGSEHSFAAHPKQQQSINYSYQQPLQQEQQQQQQMQQMQMQQMNCNYNYQQEQQQLHQQQQQQQQAQIPAPTAYNTNNNNVPMTPTTSEQSLMSNSSMSSSKKSNYCYECGSKFIFETAKFCMDCGLRRAEL from the exons ATGTTTGACAGGACCAAGAGATCCCTGGCCAGAGATAAATACTCCGGCAACCACGAGGATCTTCTGGATGCTGGTGAGATCACGGTACCTAAGCCAAACCTGATGTCCCTCTCGATGACGTCGTCCGTGCACAGTGATAA CACGCAAGCTCAAGTCTTCAGATCAAGAGCTTCGGAGAAAGCAGGAGGTCGTGCCAAACCAAACTCCACGGTGACCCACAACCAAGTGAACCTGTACATGGCCAACAATGAGGATCCACCATCTTCGCCGACGCCCAGGGAACGCGCTGAACTGCGTCGCTCCAAGCGCACTCAGCGGGAATCCTGCAGCGAAATTGACGATACCATGGAGCGACTGAGGCGGAACGCCAGTGGAGATGCTCTCCAGTTGGCCAAACTCGATTGCGTGGAGGCGCCAGTTCTCCAGCCGGCTAGACGCCGCAAGAAAGGGCCCAAAACGGATAAAGTAGATGCGGTCGAAAAGCAGATCCCCTGCCTTCCCCAAGTCACCATGACATTCGACGAGCTCAATGGGTTAATCAAGCGCAAAG GCGGCACGCCCATTTGCAATGTGGAAATGGATGAGCAGGGAATCGGTAGTCTGGTCTCCAAGCATCCCTCCTCCACATCCCTAGTGCGCCAGGCACGTCGTCGGATTCGCACCAAGGAGAACCCCGATCTGGAGTTGCGTGCCCTGCAATCGCCGTGTTCAGTAATCACCAAAGACATACAATATGCTTCGCTGAACTCCAGCCTAGTGCCCATGCAGCGAAAGCTGCCAAAAGAGTACTCCGGATCCGAGGAGGATTCGCCAAGGCCAGAAATCCAGATTAAGCTAGAAGCTGCAGCCATGCGCACAGTATGCCGATCCACGAAGAGATCAGGTCGCTCTTCCCAGGCGATGGGTAACGCGGAGCCAATGCGAGCTTTGCCCATGTCAGATCTGAAGGAAAACTTTGAGACGATCAACCAATCCATGGGGCAAACAGTACTCCCAAGATTACAGCTGGGAAGTGAGCGACAGGACTACGAACCGGAGGACGACGAAGTGGATAACTATACCAGTGATCAAGAGGAAGATCCCGAAGATGTTGACTTTATGGCTAAAGCGGTTAAGCTGTTAGAGAGGGTGCGGTCCAGCTCCAGTCCCGTGCCCAATCCTGACCTAGTGGATACCCACAGTGAATATGATGAGGAGCAGCCCGAGGCGGAGCCGGAATTCAAACTGCCGCCTTTGATGGAACAAAATAGCAACGTCAGTCGCCGTTTGCTCCTGGAGGATGACGAAAATAGTACTATGTATTTCAAGTCGGCACCTAGGGCCAAGCGTCGTTCAAATAG GTCTGATACAAAAATGCCCGAGGACAAACTGCAACGACAGCAGTCGAATGCCTCAAGTGCCAGCAGCCAGGAGGAGAAGAGCCGCCTGGAGTTGGAGAAGCGGCCAGTCGACGAGGATCAAAAGAAGCGAGAGATTTTCATCAGCATTGAGACGGAGGCCAATGCCCAGGGACGCTCACCCATTTCGCCCGATTCACTGCGTCACATGGTGGGCAATGCCCATACGCCCATCGAAGTCCTGCACATTGAAAACGGAAACGAGCCGGAGCACGCAAGGTTTAGCAAGATCAGCGACACGGAGGACGCCGAAGATGAGCCCAGGGATCGGGCCAGCCAATCCACCAATCGGCTGGCCCCATCCTCGAACGGCTCCTcattggcgcccaacgtgcAGCTGAACAATGCCAAGAACATGATCCAGAAGATGCATAGCGATTTCCGGCAAATGGGCGAGGAGGCGAGTGCCTCCATGCGGCGCCAGCTTATCGGTAGCAACGCCGGACGAGGCGAGGAACACCAGCGCTCCAGCAGTGTGCTCCCTGCTTCGAATCCACCACACCAGGTTGAGGCCAACTCGCCAATGACTCCTTCACCGTCGGCGGACTCGGATGAGCTAAGCAGCCTTGATGGCTATCCCATGTCCTCGTCGCAGGGTTCACGTCGCGGAGCCAGCTCCAAGCTGAGCTCGGATTCAGCATACGGCAG cagcaactcacCTTATAGCTTGTCGCGACAATGCTCCTCTCAACTCCAAACCGGAACACCGCGTTCCCAGGCACTGATGCGTCCACATACGGCCAGTGCCAAGCTGTCCAGCTGCATGATCGATGCCtccacacaggcacacaccGAATATGGAACCCTGAAGGCTCGCCAGCGTCTCTTTGCACCAGAATGTGGAAACAATAATGGCGATGGAGGCGAATCGTCCAGTAGCGGATCCGAACACTCTTTTGCAGCACATCCgaaacagcagcagagcaTCAACTACAGCTATCAGCAGCCACTgcagcaagagcagcagcagcagcagcaaatgcagcagatgcagatgcagcaaATGAACTGCAACTACAACtaccagcaggagcagcagcagcttcatcagcagcagcaacagcagcagcaggctcAAATCCCAGCACCAACAGCTTACAAcactaacaacaacaatgtACCTATGACACCCACCACATCCGAGCAATCACTGATGAGCAACTCGTCCATGAGCTCAAGTAAGAAGTCCAACTACTGCTACGAATGTGGCTCCAAGTTCATATTCGAGACCGCCAAGTTTTGCATGGATTGCGGCCTAAGGCGGGCTGAACTTTAG